CAGAAGTTCGCAGTGGATGAAGAGTGTACATAACTCCCAGTTCATGGACGTCACTACCCCAACTCATCGAGGCGTTAAGCCTTTTGCAATTAGAACTATTATCCAAATTAGCCAGTTTCTGGACTCGCATCACCCCCAGTTTATGGAGTCGCGAACGTTGTTGCAAGTCGCGATAAGGACGTCTATATAAACCCGTAGTCCAGCACCTTCCTTCCCGACATCTTAACCTCGGACACTGATCTGATCATACTAAGGATAGTTGTACTGGAGTATATTCTGCTGCGATATATCTGTTCCCTTTTCTTTCCTGTCTGACACCTGGATTCACTTTTGATAACAgatggtacttgtacttgtacttgtcaaTTTCCCAAAATTCGGGCTTACTAAGGATAGTTGTACTGGAGTATATTCTGCTGCGATATATCTGTTCCCTTTTCTTTCCTGTCTGACACCTGGATTCACTTTTGATAACAgatggtacttgtacttgtacttgtcaaTTTCCCAAAATTCGGGCAGATCGGGAGAGCGGTTCAGCAGGAACTTCACTTGGGAAGAAAATACAGCTCAACCTACGCCAAACCACTTCACTGAAACGCCCCGTCTATTAAACTtaaagttataattaaatgaaaTGTATATgccagaaaaaaaaaaaaaacttaCCCCGCTCCCGAAATTACTTAGGGCGCGACCACAGCCTAAACCCggagactacaagtacaagtacactgcATGTTCCACTACcgagtaccggtacagtacacaaAAGATACGCGTCGAAATCTGCCACCGAACCAGCAAAGTGCGCTTTTTCCGACGTATTTTCGGCACTGGGATTTGAGTGTCAACTCTGATGGGCACCTGTACCATTAATTACGCGTCCTGCAAGGTCACGTACGTGTGCaaacctccaccaccccagATCACTAAGCGACCATAACAGTGACGAACCAATATGTCCTTCGAACAGGCGACGGAACATACAGGTTCGTCTTTTGACCGTTCGAAGCCAATTCTGTATCGACTCGACTACAAAATAGAGGCGTTTGTCAATGAAGGACATCGATTCGTTCATATCCCCAACGGGCGGAATCCCTACAACACACTGAGCCATGTGTTTCGACAAACAGACATTGATATGGAGCCCAACATGACCTTTGTCGTTGAGAACACTTACGTCGACTATCCTTGGTCAAGTCAGAAGTGTCATCGGGATTTCCCATGCGCCCTAAGGCCGAACGTCGTTGCACCGATCCCGCCTCAGCCACCTGGTGCTGCCGCTGTCACGTCCAGTGGTCTTTCAAGCAACCCTACTGAACGTTCCGGGGAGTCACTGACCGAGAACTCGGGGCAGAGCTGTTCCTCGAAACCAGGGGACCTTCCAAAAACCACGACTGGAAGGACAAAGATGTCAAAGGCCACCGAACACAATCACCGAGTGGCGCAGCTACTCAAGCGTGGCATGAGGCTCACGTATCCTGACATTACAATGACATGTCGCGAATTCGACTACCCCACCATGTACAAGCATCTGTTCAACGATCAGATCTTCAAGAGCCGCAAGTTGGCTCAATCTTACGTTGATGAAATCGCTGCCAAACATGGATTTGCCGTCAGATTTAACAATGGCCAGGGGTACATGGCATGTACACGGAACGAAGCTAAGCCCACACGGAAAAGCGATACACGGTGCAAGGGTGAATACGACGAGAGGGTCAGAAAGACACGAGTCACGCATACGGGGTGCAAGTTCTCCTTAGCTATCAAGAGGGCTTATAACGCCAACGAGTGGTATGTTGTCGATGTCAGCGACGCCAAACCCATTCACAATCATCTGCCATCTGTCTGTTCTGCTTCAAATGCTAGATATCGTGCTCaacagctggaggagatcagGGCTCAGTTCAAGTCAGTTGGTGCTGACGAGTCCAAAAGCGACAGCGAGAACGATAGATTGGACATCTGCGACATTTTCATGGACGTTCAAGCCGCTCCTCGACAACTCCGAGAAGCACTTCGTATCATATCTCCTAAAGGTTACGCGGTGACAAGCCAGGACGTGTACAACCTGTATAAACGACGCGACAAGGACCTTTTCGGCGACATGGACCCTATGGAGGCTTTGCTGGTATTGTTAGAGAAGACGCCTCATTTTCACTGCAGCTATCGACTCGACGATGATCCGGCTTTCCTCGATACCGAAGCTGTGGTTGGTGACCTGCAAGAAGACAACAGTGACGATGAAAGTGACGATGACACGGAAGTACAAACTGTACCAACCAAGCGAGCTCCAGAACCCGCGCCCGTACCAGCACCTATCAAGAAGCGAAGGGGGCCACCAAAGTCCCAGACTGGCTCAAGTCAGAGCGAGTCTGCCACAAAGCCTTCCTCACCACCGCCCGAGGGAAGCCCTCCGGCTGATGACGAAGCAAAACGCGAGAATGTCGTTTGTGACATCTTTTTCTTACACCGCAAGTCCATCAAGTTTATGAGGACCTTTCCTGAGGTCATCGCAGTCGATTGTACTTTCAACACAAATGGGTACAACTACAGGCTCTTCAACATTGTCGGTGTGGGATCGGATAATAGGTCGTTTCCCATTGCTCATGCCTTCATCTCCCGGGAGAACGCTGACACCTTTGCTTGGTGTTTGAacgagctgaagaagatcaTGGAGGAATTTAACATTCCCTTCCCGGAGTGGATCCTTTCAGACTGTTCCAAGGCTTTTCTCAAAGCCAAGTCTCTTGGTGGCTTCCCCGGAAAAATCCGTCTCTGCGACTGGCATGCTGACCAGGCAGTGCTGAAAAGGGCGTCCAAGCTCTTTAAGAGTGATACTGCTTTCGACAAGTTCATGGAGGCCTGGTACTTGATGAAAGGTGCCAACAGCAAGACACAATTCCGGAAATTCTACAGCAAGTTCAAGAATGTGTATTGGAAGCCGGGCACTACCGAGCCCGACCAGAAGGACTCCACATCTGTGGGAAGAAACAACAGGGCATACTTCTACATCAAGAGAAACTGGTTTGGCGACCCCGACAGCGACCACCCAGACAAGATCAAGTATCGTCACATGCTCGTCAAGGCTTATTCGAACGGTACAGAGGATTTCTTCAACAAAACCACATCCCGGGTCCAGAGTCTCCACGCACTGCAAAAGAGCAACATGAGATCGCGcatctcttctctcttctcgTCTGCGATGACTGTGATACGAGTCTCGCTTGACATCCTTGCTGACTTGGAGACCGAACACTCTCAAGCCATGGAGAAATACGAAGTGGCCTTGAGCCGAGACTTTAACGACTGCCTCATGCCATTCATTTCAGTGCTGGCACTGCGAAAGGTGGCTGAGCAGGCTCAGAAGGGTAAGCTCAGCAGTCAGCAGGCTGAGGGGACTGGGGCCACGAGTCGCACGAGCAAATGCTGTACCGAGAGCTTCATGAATACCTCGGGTTTGCCTTGTATACACTACTTGCACAAGATTCTAGCCAAGCCCAAAGATGGCGCCACCATGAGACCTAATGCTGAAGTCAACAATGCGCCCGGCAAGTCGGAAGAGGAGATGTTATTTCCTGTTCTAATGCTCGGCGATTTCCACCCACACTGGAGAAATCTACATGCCACACTAATGATGGGGCCTGACGATTGGGATAGCGCAACCAACTATGGCAGACATCGAGACTTGTGGCGGAAATTGCAGTGCAGGCTCGAAAAGGATAAGGAAATTGACGAAATGTGGCGGAAGAAGGACGAAGCAATGCTACAAGAAGTGGCATCCGGCAACGATTTTGTTCGCTTGAAGACTAAGGGTGATATCGCTGACACGTTCGTTAATGgcacaagaagaagcacaGGCCGAGTGAAGCCTTCCCTCGACAAGGGCAAGGCCTGCCCCATCTGCAAGAAGAAAGAGAGTGGCCACGCCATCACCAAATCGTGCTTCCCCAACAACGCTGCGTACGAGCGCtacttggagaagaacgacCCAGAGTCAAGATTGGAACGCATTGCCCTCGATAAACGAAACTTGCAGAAGGCGGGTCTTGTCGAATCCGTACGCAATGCTTATGTGACTGCAGGCGACGACTCCGACAACGAATTTCCAGTATTGTAGTGAAATCTACGTCAAACTCACCCAATCTGTGATTATCGACTCAGGTTCGAAACTTGTTGAAGAGAACTTTGTTAAGTTTCTACTAGAAGTGCTCGTAATCTCAGGCAGATTGTTTATGTCTCACTTGGTCAGGCGGTGATACTGAAACCAGCGCCAAAACATCCACCCGAAATGAGAGACCTGACGCCTGACTGGTGCAGGGAACTACAATGTGGAAGTAACCGTTCTATGgccctttttttcaattCACCTCGTAAATAATTAATACTGTAATAATTATCGCAGTGCTGTTTAGGCGTGAAAATAGTTCAGTCTATTATATCATAATGGAGTATTAATCGCACCCAAAAGAGGGGGTATTCCATAAATAAAAgagtgtatatatataaaaaagaGTGtataataaaaaagaagcgtataataaaaaagagtgtataaaaaaaaaaagtataTAATAAAAAAGAGTGTATCTTAATATACCCGCTctcaccaactacaagtagtccaTATATTTTGTTTTCACAATAAAATATTCGGACGCCTTTGTCCAATCCTATATACGACCAGAACATACCCTTCCTCCATCCACCTCTGAACTCCTCAGACCCATCATCCTAACCCTGTAAGACCCCTGAAACATCTCCACGGCCCTAAAACTGACCTGCCATCCACCGATCCGAGCCACAGACCAATTATTGTGCACTTTGagccctacaagtagcggTGAAGCCTGTCGGCGCTATTTTCAGCTCTGAACTAGATTTCACCAAGCGGCTCATAGAGTTGTCAAACAGAGTGGATCGAGTCCTGAATAGGGCGAGTGCGATACCAGTCGGAGCACAGTACGAATACGAGCACAATACTTGTCTGGTACAATCATGGAGGTCGGTGGGTTAGGTGCCATTGCTGAtgtgggtcacgtgactggtGGAGCGAGCGCCACAACTACTctttggtcacgtggctaTCAACAGCAactacactacagtactggtACTTTACGCACTcgtatatactgtagttacaGTAACAAAACTCGTATGTCCACAGCCTCCTTTCTCACCTGCTGGTTTACTGCACGGCGTGAATTTTAAAGTCAAGTCAAACGTGAAAGATGCGAATGGCATGTCTCGTATCTAGCTCCGTATCGACTCCATTCGGAAGAAAACAAGGCAGATGGTGTGTTTCAGTGTTACTCTGCATTCGTCGTGTTTTTCTGCCTTGCTCCCCAACCGTTATCCACCCTGACAGCCGTCGCTTCCCCTCCATCCccatatatatttttagCCAAAACCCAAACACTAGATGCAGTAGGTTATGCAACCGGCTCTATACTTGTTGGTTGGACCTTTGAAGACCATCTCTACATCGCTCTGAGCCATGAAACTCGCGCAATTTGCCGTGTGGCTCGCGCCGGCAGCAGCCATATACTTTTCCGACTGCTTTCACCAGCGCAACAACCCCCTGGGGCTCTCGTGGACGCCAGACAGCGTTTTCGCCGactacgacaaggacgatgGCCGTCTACACTTTTCCGTGACCGGCACGGTGTCAGGGGCGGTGCTCAGCGACCTCAACGAGACGGAAAACAAGTACACAACACTCAACAGCCAATCGCGCAGCATGAAGGGGCTTTTTGTCGACAATTATACCCGGTTCTGCGACGAGGTCAGCAAGGACACCAAGCCCGAAACCTGCCCTATTCAGCCGGGACAAGAGGCGTCCTTTGCATACACAGTGGAGGTGCCCGAGGTGGCGAGGAGGATTTCCGATATCGCAACGATATTCAAGATCATCAGCCCGGTGGACAATGGAGATGGGCTGGTGGTGGGGTGCGtggagatccagaccaGTCCCGTAATTGATAAGGGCACAATCTACGCCGTCATTTTCTCAACCCTGGGCGTGAGTAtagttgtgtttgtggcaACTTTCGGAGTGCAGTCCTTCTCGACATGGAGCAGGTTGAACACAGGCTCTGATTCAGACTTGGACACCTCGTCTCCGCATGCAACTATGAAGGCGTCGATTCTGGCGCAGTTCACGGGCCTGGTGGCGTACTGGCAGTTTGCATTCTTTGTCGCTTGTCTGAATCTCAACTACGCAGGTGCTTACCAGGCTGTAGCCTCTGGATTTGGCTGGGCCGCTCTCACGTTTGGTAAGAGCTTCACCAGCGACGTGATCGAATCTGCAGACCCCGCCAACGGACTCTACAACTTTCACACGCCGGGAATGCCAGCTATGGCAACGATAGTCGGTCTGCACGACAACCGGGACATTTGGCCAGGCTTCATCATATGGTTTCTGGTCATTTTCGGGGCTACCATCATCGCCATGTGCGTGTCACAATGCCTGGCCGGCAGAACGAGTTTTGCATCTCTATTGACAGGACTCGCTAAAACTA
The Yarrowia lipolytica chromosome 1A, complete sequence genome window above contains:
- a CDS encoding uncharacterized protein (Compare to YALI0A02266g, weakly similar to uniprot|Q6CFK0 Yarrowia lipolytica YALI0E24255g transposon Mutyl MudrA) produces the protein MSFEQATEHTGSSFDRSKPILYRLDYKIEAFVNEGHRFVHIPNGRNPYNTLSHVFRQTDIDMEPNMTFVVENTYVDYPWSSQKCHRDFPCALRPNVVAPIPPQPPGAAAVTSSGLSSNPTERSGESLTENSGQSCSSKPGDLPKTTTGRTKMSKATEHNHRVAQLLKRGMRLTYPDITMTCREFDYPTMYKHLFNDQIFKSRKLAQSYVDEIAAKHGFAVRFNNGQGYMACTRNEAKPTRKSDTRCKGEYDERVRKTRVTHTGCKFSLAIKRAYNANEWYVVDVSDAKPIHNHLPSVCSASNARYRAQQLEEIRAQFKSVGADESKSDSENDRLDICDIFMDVQAAPRQLREALRIISPKGYAVTSQDVYNLYKRRDKDLFGDMDPMEALLVLLEKTPHFHCSYRLDDDPAFLDTEAVVGDLQEDNSDDESDDDTEVQTVPTKRAPEPAPVPAPIKKRRGPPKSQTGSSQSESATKPSSPPPEGSPPADDEAKRENVVCDIFFLHRKSIKFMRTFPEVIAVDCTFNTNGYNYRLFNIVGVGSDNRSFPIAHAFISRENADTFAWCLNELKKIMEEFNIPFPEWILSDCSKAFLKAKSLGGFPGKIRLCDWHADQAVLKRASKLFKSDTAFDKFMEAWYLMKGANSKTQFRKFYSKFKNVYWKPGTTEPDQKDSTSVGRNNRAYFYIKRNWFGDPDSDHPDKIKYRHMLVKAYSNGTEDFFNKTTSRVQSLHALQKSNMRSRISSLFSSAMTVIRVSLDILADLETEHSQAMEKYEVALSRDFNDCLMPFISVLALRKVAEQAQKGKLSSQQAEGTGATSRTSKCCTESFMNTSGLPCIHYLHKILAKPKDGATMRPNAEVNNAPGKSEEEMLFPVLMLGDFHPHWRNLHATLMMGPDDWDSATNYGRHRDLWRKLQCRLEKDKEIDEMWRKKDEAMLQEVASGNDFVRLKTKGDIADTFVNGTRRSTGRVKPSLDKGKACPICKKKESGHAITKSCFPNNAAYERYLEKNDPESRLERIALDKRNLQKAGLVESVRNAYVTAGDDSDNEFPVL